GCGGCAATTTGCGCCAGATGAGCGACGTGATCGGGGAGCAGCTGCCGGATTTCGCAGCGCTCAGCGGCGACGACAACATAGTGCTGGATCTGATCGAAGCGGGCGGACACGGCGTTATTTCGGTGGCGAGCAACATCGTGCCTGAGCAGATGAGCCGCATGGTGGCCCACGCCCTGCGCGGCGAACGTGAAGCGGCCCGCGCCATCGAAACCGAGCTGGCTGACTTTTTCCGCGCCTGCTTTTGCGAAACCAACCCGATCCCCGTCAAAACGGCCCTGGCCGAGTACGGCTGGTGCGAGGAAATCTTCCGCCTGCCCATGACCACCCTGGAAGATGAGGCTCACCGTGAGCAGATTCTGGCCAGTCTGCGCGGACTAGACCTGCGGCGCAAAAGCGTCGGCAGAGAGCCCCGTGTACAAGGCTAAAACCCTCCCCTTCAGCTCACCGAATTTATCCATCCTCTGCTTATCAAAGGAGAACGCTTATGGCAAAACTCAACCACAACTACCGCAAACTGTCTGCCGGATACCTGTTTCCTGAAATAGGTCGCCGCGTGCGCGAGTACAGCGCGGCGCACCCAGATCAGGCGATTCACCGTCTGGGTATCGGCAACACCACCGAACCGCTGACCCCCACCATCCTGGCGGGTCTGCATGGCCGGGTAGACGCCCTGGGTCAGCGTGAAACCTACACCGGCTACGGCGACGAGCAGGGCGAGACCGAGCTGCGTGAAGCCCTGGTGGCCTACTACGCCGAGCGCGGTGTGGCGCTGGACCCCCGTGAACTCTTTGTCAGCGACGGGGCCAAGGCGGACGCCGCCAACATCCAGAACCTGTTCGCGCAGGAGAACGTGATCGCCATTCAGAACCCGGCCTAC
The sequence above is a segment of the Deinococcus radiophilus genome. Coding sequences within it:
- the dapA gene encoding 4-hydroxy-tetrahydrodipicolinate synthase translates to MESGISGLVPCGTTGESPTLTHDEHDHVVDLTVRQAAGRVPVIAGTGSNSTAEAIRLSQHAEMSGVDAVLLINPYYNKPTQKGLYEHFRAVADAINIPVILYNIASRTAVNVETPTLARLARDCPNIVAVKEASGNLRQMSDVIGEQLPDFAALSGDDNIVLDLIEAGGHGVISVASNIVPEQMSRMVAHALRGEREAARAIETELADFFRACFCETNPIPVKTALAEYGWCEEIFRLPMTTLEDEAHREQILASLRGLDLRRKSVGREPRVQG